One Pseudomonadota bacterium genomic window carries:
- a CDS encoding amidohydrolase family protein, whose product MKKTILFSLVLVFLVQAVVFGLERDEQINAFRGRIQGMLKQGILPVIDVEYHHGSKIENDRLVTAMDRNGVALIWVGPNERLGSGDSIRLNELYPDRFVPTTVHGDGKLWHSSDKDFLGTLEKDVLSGKYFAMGEFEARHYQSSTNSRDIHMPVDSGAFDVVFRLSSQTGIPFLLHHEAEDALLPELERMLTRHPKAKLIWCHVGRNRNPKTWKKFTGTETIRELLKKYPNLYFDLVQSRPGGKYHMTGYLDAIMYDPSRSGGILEPEWKNLFEAFPDRFVIGSDANTGRFNEYDRVMNTFRSIVFKTLRKDVAERIAFKNAWKLMTGKDWEEIQ is encoded by the coding sequence ATGAAAAAAACGATATTATTTTCCTTAGTTCTGGTTTTCCTTGTGCAAGCAGTTGTCTTCGGACTCGAAAGAGACGAACAGATAAATGCATTCAGGGGAAGGATCCAGGGCATGCTTAAACAGGGTATACTGCCTGTTATCGATGTGGAATATCACCATGGAAGTAAGATTGAAAATGATAGGCTTGTGACCGCCATGGACAGGAACGGCGTTGCGTTAATATGGGTTGGACCAAACGAGCGCCTTGGCAGTGGAGATTCTATAAGACTTAACGAACTTTATCCCGACAGGTTTGTACCGACAACAGTCCATGGTGATGGCAAGTTATGGCACAGCAGCGATAAAGATTTTCTCGGAACGCTCGAAAAGGATGTCCTGTCAGGAAAATATTTTGCTATGGGTGAATTTGAGGCAAGGCATTACCAATCGAGCACGAATAGCAGGGATATCCATATGCCTGTTGATTCCGGAGCCTTCGACGTAGTGTTCAGGCTTTCAAGTCAGACCGGTATTCCTTTTCTTCTCCATCACGAGGCAGAGGATGCACTTCTTCCAGAACTGGAGAGGATGCTTACCAGGCACCCGAAGGCAAAACTCATCTGGTGTCATGTAGGCCGCAACCGGAATCCGAAAACATGGAAAAAGTTCACCGGCACCGAAACGATCCGTGAGCTTTTAAAGAAATACCCGAATCTCTATTTTGACCTTGTCCAATCAAGGCCGGGTGGCAAGTATCACATGACAGGATATCTGGATGCCATTATGTATGACCCTTCAAGGTCAGGGGGCATACTTGAGCCGGAATGGAAAAACCTTTTCGAAGCATTCCCTGACAGGTTTGTTATAGGGTCGGATGCAAACACCGGTCGCTTTAACGAGTACGACAGGGTAATGAATACATTTCGTAGTATTGTTTTTAAAACATTACGGAAGGATGTCGCTGAAAGGATTGCATTTAAAAATGCCTGGAAGCTGATGACTGGAAAAGACTGGGAAGAGATACAATGA
- a CDS encoding FAD-dependent oxidoreductase, with product IVTTQGAYPDIKAEGKGFKGMMSISDDKFIPGLARISEVIKQNGAVSCLQILHCGREGGVELDYCLMPSVVPQKLSYFKQPREISKKQINESIRDHVKAARRAVDAGYEMIELSGIVGYLIATFISRYTNKRQDEYNGNIRDRCRIMIEVIQGIKAEVGNSIPLGIRLCGLELLDDRGGNTVEESMESFRIAEEAGADYVSVTIGWHESSQSVITRDVPMGHWLYVAEMVKKAVNIPVMMAFRQFLPEIPEKAIAEGKIDFWEACRPMIADPEIPRKSKEGRTDEIIPCIACNVCFSRLYYHQPIMCSVRPTLGHEREEGWGYYGFPPIKDRKNIIVVGGGPAGLQFASIAAKKGHKVTLYEKNNILGGNILLASKVDHGAIELLRPVKYLESECHRQKVEINLGIECAPQLLTEKNADIVVIATGSHIKHYSLLESSILLSPEDIIVNGMLPGKRVAIIGGEGVGLGVAVFLSGNGDYDITIIEKTNKLGRDVNPFYLWQYIQLLKKKRVVFMMNSQINGMEGGALSIGSLNEQKTIEVDSIIVTYRQPAVDWKTALEGTKEKVYLIGDAKKPRRLNNAIHDGYRLGMEMQ from the coding sequence ATAGTAACAACACAAGGAGCTTATCCTGATATAAAAGCTGAAGGAAAAGGTTTTAAGGGAATGATGAGCATATCGGATGATAAATTTATACCTGGCCTTGCTCGCATTTCAGAAGTGATAAAGCAAAACGGTGCAGTATCATGTTTACAGATTCTCCATTGTGGAAGGGAAGGTGGAGTGGAATTAGATTACTGTCTTATGCCATCAGTTGTCCCACAGAAGCTATCGTATTTTAAACAACCACGCGAAATATCAAAAAAACAGATTAATGAGTCTATTCGTGATCACGTAAAAGCAGCACGCAGGGCAGTTGATGCTGGTTATGAAATGATTGAACTATCCGGAATTGTCGGATATCTTATAGCAACGTTTATATCAAGATATACGAATAAGAGACAAGATGAATATAATGGAAACATTCGTGATAGATGCCGGATAATGATTGAAGTGATACAAGGGATAAAGGCTGAAGTAGGCAACTCGATACCTTTAGGGATAAGACTTTGCGGATTAGAACTTCTTGATGACCGCGGAGGCAATACAGTTGAAGAGAGCATGGAAAGTTTTCGTATAGCCGAAGAAGCGGGTGCTGATTATGTAAGCGTTACAATTGGCTGGCATGAATCATCTCAGTCAGTTATTACAAGAGATGTCCCAATGGGTCATTGGCTCTATGTGGCAGAAATGGTAAAAAAAGCAGTAAACATACCTGTGATGATGGCATTCAGACAGTTTCTTCCTGAAATACCTGAAAAAGCAATTGCTGAAGGTAAGATAGATTTTTGGGAAGCGTGCCGTCCTATGATTGCCGATCCAGAGATTCCACGTAAGTCAAAAGAGGGAAGAACTGACGAGATTATTCCATGTATAGCGTGTAATGTGTGTTTTTCCCGGTTGTATTACCATCAGCCTATTATGTGTTCTGTGAGGCCTACGTTGGGTCATGAGAGAGAGGAGGGCTGGGGATACTACGGCTTCCCCCCCATTAAAGACAGAAAAAACATCATTGTCGTTGGTGGTGGTCCTGCAGGACTTCAGTTTGCTTCGATTGCAGCAAAAAAAGGACATAAGGTAACACTTTATGAGAAAAACAACATACTGGGAGGAAACATACTCCTTGCTTCAAAAGTTGATCATGGTGCAATCGAATTGCTAAGGCCGGTTAAATACCTCGAAAGCGAGTGTCATCGCCAGAAAGTTGAGATAAATCTTGGTATTGAATGTGCACCGCAACTACTTACAGAAAAGAATGCAGACATTGTTGTTATTGCTACCGGTTCGCACATAAAACATTATTCATTGTTGGAATCGAGCATTCTTCTTTCTCCTGAAGACATTATTGTAAATGGTATGTTACCTGGAAAAAGAGTGGCTATAATAGGAGGCGAAGGGGTTGGGCTAGGCGTAGCAGTTTTTTTGTCAGGGAATGGAGATTATGACATTACAATTATTGAAAAGACAAACAAATTAGGCAGGGACGTGAATCCATTCTACCTTTGGCAGTACATACAATTGTTGAAGAAAAAAAGGGTTGTTTTTATGATGAACTCACAAATTAATGGAATGGAAGGCGGTGCGCTTAGCATTGGGTCTTTAAATGAACAAAAAACTATCGAGGTTGATTCAATAATTGTAACATATCGTCAACCTGCAGTGGATTGGAAAACAGCCTTGGAGGGTACTAAAGAAAAGGTATATTTAATTGGTGATGCGAAAAAGCCAAGACGTCTGAATAATGCGATCCATGATGGATACCGCTTAGGAATGGAGATGCAATGA
- a CDS encoding class I SAM-dependent methyltransferase, with translation MQLQPPVARLSPFRRFIKRFHPEAIPWPGSVFYNKLSRTSIFQQNYKVLARDITGYCDAGRVLDIGTGPGWLLIRLYQLSPLLQLYGIDASSSMVEKGLKNLSEQELSGEIEIKMGFADRIPYDDNFFDCVVSTGSLHHWNDPVAALNEIYRVLRPGQYALLYDIASDTPKSVLREGGRSFGRLRVLLLWIHAFMEPFYSQEQFSSLPASTPFLHGSTEFVGVLYRLVLQKQLVA, from the coding sequence GTGCAATTACAACCCCCGGTGGCACGCCTTTCGCCGTTTCGCAGATTCATCAAGAGGTTTCACCCTGAAGCAATTCCTTGGCCAGGCAGTGTTTTTTACAACAAATTATCGCGGACATCTATTTTTCAGCAAAACTACAAGGTGTTGGCAAGGGATATCACAGGCTACTGCGACGCGGGAAGGGTTTTGGATATCGGCACCGGACCAGGATGGCTTCTTATCCGCCTTTATCAATTGTCTCCTCTCTTGCAACTGTATGGTATAGACGCATCATCATCAATGGTGGAAAAAGGGCTCAAAAACCTTTCCGAACAAGAGCTCTCCGGAGAAATCGAAATCAAGATGGGGTTCGCTGATCGGATACCCTATGATGACAATTTCTTCGATTGTGTTGTCAGTACCGGTTCTCTCCACCACTGGAATGACCCCGTTGCCGCGTTAAATGAGATTTACCGTGTTTTAAGGCCCGGGCAATATGCTCTTTTATACGATATTGCCAGCGATACACCCAAGTCGGTGCTCCGGGAAGGGGGCCGCTCCTTCGGAAGACTGAGAGTGCTGCTCCTCTGGATTCACGCTTTTATGGAACCATTCTACAGTCAGGAACAATTTTCCTCACTTCCTGCGTCCACGCCCTTTCTCCATGGTTCAACAGAATTTGTCGGAGTACTTTACCGCCTTGTTCTTCAAAAACAGCTGGTAGCCTGA
- a CDS encoding transporter substrate-binding domain-containing protein: protein MKKISVIMLVFVMMMSFATAVFAGPAIDKIVKRGELIIGTSGDYPPFTVKTKDGKLMGLDIDLGMLIADVMEVKAKTVQMPFAELLPALQSGKIDMIISAMTIVPKRNLKVAFIGPYFVSGQSIMATKMTAMSVENLNDMNKPDFTLAVPGGTTSEMIAKKNVPKAQIKVAKDMNEAVKMLLDGKVKAVMSDTATCAVETVRYKEKNIVSTPPLTFEPIGIAIAENDPLFFNFLSNFLSGMRGSGDLEMITNKWFKDTSWIKDLP, encoded by the coding sequence ATGAAAAAAATTAGTGTAATAATGTTGGTTTTTGTTATGATGATGTCTTTTGCAACAGCAGTTTTTGCAGGACCGGCTATTGACAAAATAGTCAAAAGGGGAGAATTGATAATCGGCACTTCCGGGGACTACCCTCCCTTCACCGTTAAAACTAAAGACGGTAAACTCATGGGACTCGATATTGATCTTGGCATGTTAATAGCGGATGTCATGGAAGTGAAGGCAAAAACAGTTCAGATGCCTTTTGCCGAACTATTGCCTGCCTTGCAATCAGGCAAAATTGACATGATTATCTCTGCAATGACGATTGTGCCAAAACGTAATTTGAAAGTTGCATTTATAGGCCCGTATTTCGTTTCAGGCCAGTCCATCATGGCAACGAAGATGACGGCTATGTCAGTAGAAAACTTAAATGATATGAACAAGCCTGACTTTACTTTAGCAGTGCCTGGCGGGACAACAAGTGAGATGATTGCAAAGAAAAATGTCCCGAAAGCCCAGATAAAGGTTGCCAAAGATATGAATGAGGCAGTGAAGATGTTGCTGGACGGCAAGGTTAAGGCTGTAATGTCCGATACGGCTACCTGTGCCGTAGAAACAGTCCGTTATAAAGAAAAGAACATTGTTTCCACCCCTCCCTTAACTTTTGAGCCTATTGGAATTGCAATAGCAGAAAACGATCCGCTGTTTTTTAACTTTTTATCAAATTTTCTGTCAGGAATGAGGGGAAGTGGCGATCTCGAAATGATTACTAACAAATGGTTTAAAGACACATCATGGATTAAGGACCTTCCATAG
- a CDS encoding 4Fe-4S binding protein, with translation MIPVINKNLCTGCGNCVEVCPPLALSLTDEKVALEEEEFCEECGFCAVECPTQAIEIIFPISPE, from the coding sequence ATGATACCTGTAATTAATAAAAATCTTTGTACTGGATGCGGAAATTGCGTTGAAGTATGCCCTCCGCTTGCACTGTCTTTGACGGATGAAAAAGTAGCTTTAGAAGAGGAGGAATTTTGTGAAGAATGCGGTTTTTGTGCTGTCGAATGTCCGACGCAGGCAATAGAAATAATCTTTCCCATCTCCCCCGAATAA